One region of Polynucleobacter sp. SHI8 genomic DNA includes:
- the tal gene encoding transaldolase, which produces MNLLEQMKKHTFMVADTGDFERLHAYQPKDATTNPTLILRAAKLPSYQHLIAEVKAQHADLSTADKMDHLLVRFGMEILKIIPGRVSTEIDAELSFDIEDSVSRARKIIDLYKANGIDKDRVLIKIAATWEGIQSAKILETEGIHCNLTLVFNLPQALACAESKVTLISPFVGRITDWYKKSLGDQWDDASMSGINDPGVKSVSNIYNYLKHHDFRTEIMGASFRNIDQITALAGCDLLTVSPELLDQLQKSEGEIKPKLSFLAAKNMRFERIMVDEKAFRQLMNDDPMATEKLAEGIRNFKTDIDLLAELLEN; this is translated from the coding sequence ATGAATTTATTAGAACAAATGAAAAAACATACATTCATGGTCGCCGATACAGGCGACTTTGAACGTCTGCATGCTTATCAACCAAAAGATGCAACGACCAATCCAACTCTGATTTTACGTGCTGCGAAATTGCCGTCTTATCAACATTTGATTGCAGAGGTCAAAGCGCAGCATGCCGACTTATCTACCGCCGATAAGATGGATCATCTCTTGGTGCGATTTGGTATGGAAATCTTAAAAATCATTCCTGGTAGAGTCTCCACCGAAATTGATGCTGAATTATCTTTTGATATTGAGGACTCAGTCAGTCGCGCAAGAAAAATCATTGATCTTTATAAAGCCAATGGGATTGATAAAGATCGCGTACTGATTAAAATCGCGGCAACATGGGAAGGGATTCAATCGGCGAAGATTTTAGAAACCGAGGGTATTCATTGCAACTTAACGCTAGTATTTAATTTGCCGCAAGCTCTTGCCTGCGCTGAGTCAAAGGTCACTTTAATCTCTCCTTTTGTAGGCAGAATTACTGACTGGTATAAAAAATCCTTAGGTGATCAGTGGGATGATGCAAGCATGTCCGGTATCAACGACCCCGGTGTGAAATCGGTTTCGAACATCTATAACTATCTGAAACACCATGATTTCAGAACCGAAATCATGGGTGCTAGTTTTAGAAATATTGATCAGATTACCGCTCTTGCCGGTTGTGATTTATTGACGGTCAGTCCTGAACTGTTGGACCAATTACAAAAATCCGAGGGGGAAATTAAACCCAAACTCAGTTTTTTAGCAGCTAAAAATATGCGCTTTGAGCGCATCATGGTGGATGAAAAAGCCTTTCGGCAACTCATGAACGATGATCCTATGGCTACGGAAAAATTAGCCGAAGGAATCCGTAACTTTAAAACTGATATTGATCTTCTAGCAGAACTTTTAGAAAACTAA
- the rpiA gene encoding ribose-5-phosphate isomerase RpiA: MHQDEQKALVAKEAVSLILKEISAGEILGIGTGSTVNLLIDALAPHANHFKGVVSSSEASTARLQGHGFHVLDANEVSGLVAYVDGADEINPDGQMIKGGGGALTREKIVASMSKRFICICDSSKQVAILGKFPLPIEVIPLASGHIQRLLEQRFGGQVQLRHSKTQASEIFVTDNGGWILDVSGLTLAHPKELEIELNQIPGVICNGIFALNPANTLIVSSSAGVKRIDY, translated from the coding sequence ATGCACCAAGATGAACAAAAAGCCTTAGTTGCCAAAGAAGCCGTGTCATTGATTTTGAAAGAAATTTCAGCAGGTGAAATCCTCGGAATAGGAACCGGATCAACCGTAAATTTATTAATTGATGCCTTAGCTCCTCACGCAAACCATTTTAAAGGAGTGGTTTCTTCCTCCGAGGCCAGTACTGCAAGATTACAAGGACATGGATTTCATGTATTAGATGCCAATGAAGTCAGTGGCTTAGTGGCTTATGTCGATGGTGCAGATGAGATTAATCCAGATGGTCAAATGATCAAAGGTGGCGGTGGGGCACTTACCCGTGAAAAAATCGTGGCCTCGATGTCCAAGCGGTTTATTTGTATTTGTGATTCTAGTAAGCAAGTGGCCATTTTAGGGAAGTTTCCCTTACCAATCGAGGTAATACCATTGGCCAGTGGACATATTCAGCGCCTGTTGGAACAGCGCTTTGGCGGGCAAGTGCAATTACGTCATAGTAAAACCCAAGCCTCGGAGATCTTTGTTACCGACAATGGCGGATGGATTTTAGATGTGAGTGGTTTAACGCTTGCCCATCCCAAAGAATTGGAGATCGAACTGAATCAAATCCCCGGTGTGATTTGCAATGGAATTTTTGCACTAAACCCTGCAAATACCTTGATTGTCAGTAGCTCTGCAGGGGTAAAAAGGATTGATTATTGA
- a CDS encoding oxidative damage protection protein, whose product MARTVQCIKLNKEAEGLEFAPVPGELGKKIWQQVSKEAWADWLKQQTMLINENRLNMADARARQYLLKQTEKFFFGEGADTATGYVPPPSAQ is encoded by the coding sequence ATGGCACGTACCGTTCAATGTATTAAATTAAATAAAGAAGCTGAAGGTCTAGAATTTGCTCCAGTACCTGGCGAACTAGGAAAAAAAATCTGGCAACAAGTTTCTAAAGAAGCCTGGGCAGATTGGCTCAAGCAACAAACAATGTTGATTAATGAAAACCGCCTCAATATGGCCGATGCGCGTGCAAGACAATATTTGTTAAAACAAACTGAAAAATTCTTTTTCGGTGAAGGTGCTGATACAGCAACTGGATACGTACCTCCTCCTAGCGCTCAATAA
- the argA gene encoding amino-acid N-acetyltransferase has protein sequence MSTKSSENQLNESNNSDTFPFVSWLRTVAPYIHSFHGKTFVIAFAGELATDSELENLVEDIAMLHAMGMNIVLVHGSRPQIQEQLALHSIDAKYGQGQMLGYRITDAATMECVKEAVGELRLDIEACFSQGLPNTPMAGSRISVISGNFITARPVGIVDGVDFMHTGLVRKVDAESINMSLEHNKIVLLSPLGFSPTGQAFNLAYEDVACSTATALKADKLIFLSSVDRLLDAEGLPIAEIALPELSKLVGDEGLPPGELRSLLVTAGKAVKLGVNRVHILPHNRDGAVLEELFTHDGVGTMIVASDIENLREANMDDVGGILQIISPLEEEGVLAPRGRSVIERDISNFSVIEHDHVIFGCAALFPFSHGMAELACLAVDPDTQGVGDGERLLKRIEARAKDLGIKKLFVLTTRTEHWFLKRGFVKRSVEELPKERKSHYNWDRKSMVLIKNL, from the coding sequence ATGTCGACAAAATCATCCGAAAACCAATTAAACGAGAGCAATAACTCTGATACTTTTCCATTTGTCAGTTGGTTAAGAACGGTTGCTCCCTATATTCATTCCTTTCATGGCAAAACATTTGTCATCGCTTTTGCTGGTGAACTTGCCACCGATAGTGAATTAGAAAATCTCGTGGAAGATATTGCGATGCTTCACGCAATGGGCATGAACATCGTGCTCGTCCATGGTTCTCGTCCGCAAATTCAGGAACAATTGGCTCTGCACTCAATTGATGCCAAATACGGTCAGGGACAGATGCTAGGCTACCGGATAACGGATGCTGCTACCATGGAATGTGTAAAAGAAGCCGTGGGTGAATTGCGTTTAGATATCGAGGCTTGCTTTAGCCAAGGATTACCAAACACACCGATGGCAGGGTCACGTATTTCTGTGATTTCTGGTAACTTTATTACTGCACGGCCGGTTGGTATTGTGGATGGTGTGGATTTTATGCATACGGGTTTGGTGCGTAAGGTGGATGCTGAGTCCATCAATATGTCACTAGAACACAATAAGATTGTACTTTTATCTCCTTTAGGATTCTCCCCTACTGGTCAAGCATTTAATCTCGCATACGAAGATGTGGCATGTTCCACAGCCACTGCTCTTAAAGCCGATAAATTGATTTTCTTGTCTAGTGTGGACCGACTGTTAGATGCTGAGGGCTTGCCAATTGCAGAAATCGCCCTGCCTGAACTCTCAAAACTGGTGGGTGATGAAGGTTTACCTCCAGGCGAATTACGCTCATTACTTGTTACTGCAGGTAAAGCCGTCAAACTGGGCGTAAATCGTGTGCACATCCTGCCACACAACCGCGATGGCGCAGTTTTAGAAGAATTATTTACACATGATGGTGTGGGCACCATGATTGTTGCTTCTGATATCGAAAACTTACGTGAAGCCAATATGGATGATGTGGGTGGTATTTTACAAATCATTTCTCCTTTAGAGGAAGAAGGTGTTTTAGCCCCTCGTGGCAGATCAGTGATTGAGCGCGATATTTCTAATTTCTCCGTCATTGAACATGATCATGTCATTTTCGGTTGTGCTGCACTATTCCCTTTCTCCCATGGCATGGCAGAACTAGCCTGTCTTGCGGTTGATCCGGATACTCAAGGGGTTGGCGACGGTGAGCGTTTATTGAAACGGATCGAGGCGCGGGCGAAAGATTTAGGCATTAAAAAACTTTTTGTTCTGACTACAAGAACGGAGCACTGGTTCTTAAAACGTGGCTTTGTCAAACGCTCGGTTGAGGAATTACCCAAGGAACGTAAATCTCACTACAACTGGGATCGTAAATCCATGGTTCTGATTAAAAATCTATAA